One part of the Macaca mulatta isolate MMU2019108-1 chromosome 6, T2T-MMU8v2.0, whole genome shotgun sequence genome encodes these proteins:
- the LOC100425558 gene encoding uncharacterized protein LOC100425558, which produces MTCILTGVVTETKPRPSSWASVDLEAWVGLSPSPCSVARDAPCLPSFTVPRLTCLESTCCCFVYSPAFAPLPPANLSPLTFFPTRNTCQWNTSGVCVEFLEDLQVDRKSQCVPCGLQSRWLCLSLSLPPLSRNTHTKGLTFYPKHFLRYFPHTMIFPFLRGIGVIKGVNVPLSPVTVGLRPCEHLGQSYPGSLGRCKLLQRRGRLVLPCCVLRWSFSGGLGVPPKAQ; this is translated from the coding sequence ATGACTTGCATTCTCACGGGAGTGGTTACAGAAACCAAACCCCGGCCATCTTCCTGGGCCTCTGTGGACCTCGAGGCTTGGGTAGGACTGTCTCCTTCTCCCTGTAGTGTTGCCCGGGATGCACCATGTCTCCCAAGTTTCACTGTTCCTAGACTCACCTGCCTGGAGTCCACCTGCTGCTGCTTTGTGTATTCACCTGCCTTTGCTCCTCTCCCCCCTGCAAATCTCAGCCCCCTCACTTTTTTTCCCACCAGAAATACATGCCAGTGGAACACTTCGGGGGTGTGTGTTGAATTTCTTGAAGATTTGCAGGTTGACAGGAAGTCTCAGTGTGTCCCGTGTGGACTCCAGTCCCGCtggctctgcctcagcctctctcttCCACCCCTCTCCAGGAACACCCACACCAAGGGTCTCACCTTCTACCCAAAGCACTTCTTAAGGTATTTTCCCCACACAATGATCTTCCCCTTCCTAAGAGGAATTGGGGTGATAAAGGGTGTGAATGTTCCTTTATCACCTGTGACTGTGGGTCTCAGACCATGTGAACATTTGGGGCAAAGTTATCCCGGAAGCCTTGGGAGGTGCAAACTCCTCCAAAGAAGAGGAAGGTTGGTGTTGCCATGCTGTGTTCTAAGATGGTCTTTCTCTGGAGGTTTAGGGGTTCCCCCCAAAGCCCAATGA